One window from the genome of Alkalihalobacillus sp. LMS6 encodes:
- a CDS encoding dihydrofolate reductase family protein produces the protein MEKRKLILFIATSLDGYIATKEENLDWLFEVEGEDDNGFSRFYEKVDTVLMGRRTFDWVNRETDDYPYQDKSSYVFTRSKGSAHHSAQFITNHTRSFISNLKQQDGKAIWLIGGGELLSFCLKENLVDEIIVTVAPKIIGSGIPLFREGVNQIDLTLHHVDTFNQFVELHYTVDQKA, from the coding sequence ATGGAGAAGCGAAAGCTCATTTTGTTTATAGCGACAAGTCTTGATGGCTACATTGCGACAAAGGAAGAGAACCTTGACTGGCTATTTGAAGTGGAAGGAGAGGATGATAATGGATTCTCGCGTTTTTATGAAAAGGTTGATACTGTGCTGATGGGACGGCGTACATTTGATTGGGTAAATAGAGAAACAGATGACTATCCATACCAGGATAAATCGAGTTATGTGTTTACACGTTCTAAAGGGAGCGCTCATCACTCGGCTCAGTTTATAACGAACCACACCCGCTCTTTTATATCTAATTTAAAACAACAAGATGGAAAAGCAATTTGGTTAATTGGTGGAGGAGAGCTCCTTTCTTTCTGTCTGAAGGAAAACCTTGTTGACGAGATCATTGTTACGGTTGCTCCCAAGATAATTGGAAGTGGCATTCCCTTATTTCGAGAAGGGGTTAATCAAATTGATTTAACGTTACATCATGTTGATACATTTAATCAATTTGTAGAATTGCATTATACAGTAGATCAGAAGGCTTGA
- a CDS encoding phenylacetate--CoA ligase family protein → MFSPHVEATSREELHKSQSERLIRTVDSVYKHVPFYRDKFVEAGVQPHDIQSISDITTLPFTNKQDLRDHYPFGLLAVPKQKLARIHASSGTSGKPTIVGYTKNDLTHWGEMTARAIVLAGGSENDLIHNAYGYGLFTGGLGLHGGIETLGAAAIPVSGGNTERQILLLQDLQPDGICATPSYMISLIEKMEQMGCSPASIGLKYGIFGAEPWSEEMRSKLEQKLGIKAIDIYGLSEVLGPGVSAECHEAQNGLHIAEDHFLVEVINPETLEPVEEGTFGELVFTSLTKEALPIIRYRTGDIAALTTAPCSCGRTTARMTRVKGRTDDMFIIRGVNVFPSEMERVLLEVEELVPHYQIHRLQQGSMEAARVHVEVCDHFYQQVNGDLLHEQVYMLKRTIAKQLKSACLISVEIVLEKPGGIPRSEGKAIRIIDHRHKQQKGVVK, encoded by the coding sequence GTGTTTAGTCCTCATGTTGAAGCTACTAGTCGAGAAGAGCTGCACAAGTCGCAATCGGAGCGTCTAATCCGAACGGTTGATTCTGTGTATAAACACGTGCCTTTTTACCGGGACAAATTCGTAGAAGCTGGAGTTCAACCTCATGACATTCAATCCATCTCAGACATTACAACATTACCGTTTACAAACAAACAAGATTTACGCGACCATTATCCATTTGGCTTACTTGCTGTTCCGAAACAGAAGCTAGCCAGAATTCACGCTTCATCTGGCACAAGTGGAAAACCAACAATTGTTGGATACACAAAAAATGATCTAACGCATTGGGGAGAGATGACTGCACGCGCAATTGTATTAGCAGGAGGAAGCGAGAATGACCTCATTCATAATGCTTATGGATACGGTTTGTTTACTGGTGGTTTAGGGCTACACGGAGGAATTGAAACGTTAGGCGCAGCGGCTATTCCAGTATCGGGCGGAAATACAGAGCGGCAAATCCTTTTACTCCAAGACTTACAACCAGATGGCATTTGTGCGACGCCATCTTATATGATTAGTCTAATAGAAAAAATGGAGCAAATGGGCTGTTCTCCTGCTTCAATCGGATTGAAATACGGCATTTTTGGAGCTGAACCGTGGTCAGAAGAAATGCGGTCAAAGCTGGAACAGAAGCTTGGGATAAAAGCAATCGATATTTATGGCTTAAGCGAGGTGCTTGGTCCAGGTGTATCGGCGGAATGCCATGAAGCACAGAACGGACTACATATCGCAGAAGACCATTTTCTCGTAGAGGTGATCAATCCAGAAACATTAGAGCCAGTAGAAGAAGGAACATTTGGCGAACTTGTTTTTACAAGCTTAACAAAAGAAGCCCTCCCGATTATCCGTTACCGCACAGGTGACATTGCCGCACTTACCACCGCACCATGTTCATGTGGACGAACGACGGCTCGGATGACAAGAGTTAAAGGACGAACAGACGATATGTTCATCATAAGAGGTGTAAATGTATTTCCATCTGAAATGGAGCGTGTGCTGTTAGAGGTGGAAGAACTTGTACCGCATTATCAAATCCATCGTTTGCAACAAGGTTCAATGGAAGCGGCGCGGGTGCATGTTGAAGTGTGTGACCATTTTTATCAGCAAGTTAATGGGGATCTCCTGCATGAACAAGTGTACATGTTGAAAAGAACCATCGCGAAGCAGCTTAAATCCGCCTGTCTAATTTCTGTTGAAATCGTATTAGAAAAACCAGGTGGGATTCCACGGTCAGAAGGGAAAGCGATTCGTATTATCGACCACCGTCACAAACAGCAGAAGGGTGTAGTCAAATGA
- a CDS encoding NAD(P)/FAD-dependent oxidoreductase codes for MSKESVDIIVIGGGPVGLFAAFYAGMRGMSVKIIESLPQLGGQLSALYPEKYIYDVAGFPKVRAQLLIDGLVEQMNPFQPIVCLEEEVTDVEKDEDGLFNITTNQTTHVGKTILITAGNGAFQPRKMKVDREDSFKGTNIHYFVPDMNMFTNKDVAVFGGGDSAVDWALMLEPIAKSVKLIHRRDAFRAHEHSVELLKKSSVETLTPYAPVELIGSDRVERVVLQHVKTEDVLAVEVDDVIVNYGFVSTLGPIKHWGLNIEKNAIVVNAKQETSIPGIYAAGDICTFDGKVKLIASGFGEAPTAVSNAKVYIDPKARVQPPHSTSIMGTEEKKAPVQS; via the coding sequence ATGAGTAAGGAGTCTGTCGATATAATCGTAATTGGTGGAGGACCGGTTGGTTTATTTGCTGCTTTTTATGCAGGAATGCGAGGAATGTCCGTAAAAATTATCGAAAGTTTACCTCAATTAGGTGGACAGCTAAGTGCCCTTTATCCTGAAAAATATATTTATGATGTGGCTGGCTTCCCGAAAGTTCGTGCCCAACTGCTAATAGATGGTCTGGTTGAACAAATGAATCCATTTCAACCGATTGTCTGCTTAGAAGAGGAAGTAACAGATGTGGAAAAAGATGAGGATGGTCTTTTCAACATTACAACAAATCAAACGACTCACGTAGGAAAGACCATTTTAATTACAGCGGGAAATGGCGCCTTCCAACCAAGGAAAATGAAAGTCGACCGAGAAGATTCATTTAAGGGAACAAACATTCATTATTTCGTTCCGGATATGAACATGTTTACAAATAAAGATGTGGCCGTTTTTGGTGGTGGCGATTCAGCTGTAGACTGGGCGCTTATGCTTGAACCAATTGCTAAAAGCGTAAAGCTCATCCATCGACGTGATGCATTTCGTGCGCATGAACATAGTGTTGAGCTACTAAAGAAATCATCAGTAGAAACGCTGACACCTTATGCGCCGGTTGAATTAATTGGATCTGACAGAGTCGAGCGTGTCGTACTTCAACATGTTAAAACAGAAGACGTGCTAGCAGTTGAAGTTGACGATGTCATTGTGAACTACGGGTTTGTGTCGACGCTTGGTCCAATTAAACATTGGGGACTGAACATTGAAAAGAACGCTATCGTCGTGAATGCAAAACAAGAAACATCGATACCTGGAATCTATGCAGCTGGTGACATTTGTACATTTGATGGAAAAGTAAAATTAATCGCAAGTGGTTTTGGTGAGGCTCCGACTGCTGTCAGCAATGCAAAAGTCTATATTGATCCGAAGGCGAGAGTTCAGCCCCCGCATAGCACCAGTATTATGGGAACAGAAGAGAAGAAAGCGCCCGTTCAATCATGA
- a CDS encoding ferredoxin, with product MAKFVCVNQETCISCGSCGAIAPDVFEYDDSGLAYVHLDNNEGSAEVPDVFHDDVDDACEECPTGSIKVAAEPILVDQQS from the coding sequence ATGGCGAAATTTGTATGTGTGAACCAAGAAACATGTATTTCATGTGGGTCTTGTGGAGCGATTGCACCTGACGTATTTGAGTATGATGATTCAGGTTTAGCCTATGTTCACCTTGATAACAATGAGGGATCTGCCGAAGTACCTGACGTGTTCCATGATGATGTAGACGATGCTTGTGAAGAGTGTCCGACTGGCTCCATAAAAGTAGCAGCTGAACCAATTTTGGTCGACCAACAATCATAG
- the paaA gene encoding 1,2-phenylacetyl-CoA epoxidase subunit PaaA, producing the protein MCVTTDYMTEDERMAMFMNRIEAGEKIEADDWMPEEYRLTLIKLISMHGISEIMGALPEKEWVPRAPSLHRKLGIMAKVQDEMGHGQLLIRVVEDLMKPYGRNRADMMQDLFTGKLKFHNVFHMKTKTWADAGIIGWLVDGAAIITQTNMLGASYGPYARALKRICAEEVFHAQHGEAIIMALAEGNENQREMIQEALNRWWEPLLMFFGPASKETTGSSKQDVTIKYKIRTDTNEQLRQRFLSKYIPRVWSLGLTIPDPTLSFNEETKTWSYQQPDWNEFKKITRNEGPFSQERLNLRRVSYDNNAWVRRALAQ; encoded by the coding sequence ATGTGTGTGACGACTGATTATATGACAGAAGATGAGCGAATGGCAATGTTCATGAACCGGATAGAAGCAGGAGAAAAAATTGAAGCAGATGACTGGATGCCTGAAGAATATCGTTTAACGTTAATAAAGTTAATCTCGATGCACGGGATTAGTGAGATCATGGGGGCACTCCCAGAAAAAGAATGGGTTCCACGGGCCCCTTCTTTACACAGAAAACTCGGAATTATGGCGAAAGTCCAAGATGAAATGGGTCACGGTCAGCTGTTAATTCGGGTAGTGGAAGATTTAATGAAGCCATATGGACGCAATCGCGCTGATATGATGCAGGACCTCTTTACTGGGAAGCTGAAATTTCACAACGTGTTTCATATGAAGACAAAAACCTGGGCAGACGCGGGAATTATCGGCTGGTTAGTCGATGGTGCAGCGATTATTACACAGACGAATATGCTTGGTGCATCCTACGGGCCTTATGCCCGTGCATTAAAGCGAATATGTGCAGAAGAAGTGTTTCACGCTCAACATGGAGAGGCAATTATTATGGCGTTGGCAGAAGGAAACGAGAATCAGCGCGAAATGATTCAAGAAGCGTTGAATCGCTGGTGGGAGCCGTTGCTCATGTTTTTCGGTCCAGCAAGTAAAGAAACGACAGGCTCTTCAAAACAAGATGTCACGATTAAATACAAGATTCGAACGGATACAAATGAACAGCTTCGGCAGCGATTCTTGTCGAAATATATTCCGCGCGTATGGTCATTAGGGTTAACCATTCCAGATCCAACGCTTTCTTTTAATGAAGAAACGAAAACATGGTCGTATCAGCAACCAGACTGGAATGAGTTTAAGAAAATTACGCGCAATGAAGGACCATTTTCGCAAGAACGGCTGAATTTAAGAAGAGTATCATATGACAATAATGCGTGGGTTAGGCGTGCGCTAGCTCAATAG
- the paaB gene encoding 1,2-phenylacetyl-CoA epoxidase subunit PaaB, with translation MSDQGFYKEFEVFSKRNDASPFTHQFSLTAPNKELALVMAQENFMRREPVADIWVIERADIRGLSEGEKASLQRLDNKDYRNTKGYGYLKKKWRQYEQGVLDEKEIMSWQGGEKK, from the coding sequence ATGAGTGATCAAGGGTTCTATAAAGAATTTGAAGTGTTTAGTAAAAGGAATGATGCATCGCCATTTACCCATCAATTTAGTTTAACTGCGCCTAATAAGGAATTGGCCCTTGTGATGGCACAGGAAAATTTTATGAGAAGAGAACCAGTCGCCGATATTTGGGTCATTGAGCGAGCGGATATTCGCGGATTATCGGAAGGGGAGAAAGCAAGCCTTCAAAGACTGGACAATAAAGATTATCGCAATACAAAAGGGTATGGGTACTTGAAAAAGAAGTGGCGTCAGTATGAGCAAGGAGTATTAGACGAAAAAGAAATTATGTCTTGGCAAGGAGGGGAGAAGAAATGA
- the paaC gene encoding 1,2-phenylacetyl-CoA epoxidase subunit PaaC: protein MNVVGMTDMEREALVELLLQLGDDDFIYAFRGAEWLGLAPHIEEDVASASISQNSMGHAVMFYELAEALGLEEANVLAHGRSAKERRNSVLVERVNGEGSYMGTPTFDWAYTVVRNYFYTLAKKLKMDALQKSSYEPLVDVAKKVNMELHYHLMHWRTWFVQLLQSTEEAKEKMIRAIEAVMQDFGDLIDYGHLAKEIETKAYIAPASEVETRWMDIMKPIVESLGLSRNLLQYEQQRNGRNKEHTADLEEAIATLSEVYRADPVASW, encoded by the coding sequence ATGAACGTAGTTGGAATGACAGATATGGAAAGAGAAGCGTTAGTTGAGCTGTTGCTTCAACTTGGAGATGATGATTTTATTTACGCGTTTCGAGGGGCAGAGTGGCTCGGTCTCGCTCCTCATATTGAAGAAGATGTGGCATCTGCATCGATCAGCCAAAATAGTATGGGCCATGCGGTGATGTTCTATGAATTAGCTGAAGCATTAGGGCTTGAAGAAGCAAATGTGCTCGCTCATGGCAGATCGGCTAAAGAAAGACGCAATAGTGTGTTGGTAGAGCGGGTTAACGGCGAAGGATCCTATATGGGCACACCAACGTTTGATTGGGCGTATACGGTTGTCCGCAACTATTTCTATACGTTGGCAAAAAAATTAAAAATGGATGCGCTGCAAAAAAGTTCGTATGAACCACTTGTCGATGTTGCGAAAAAAGTGAACATGGAGCTCCATTATCACCTCATGCATTGGCGTACATGGTTTGTACAGCTGCTGCAATCAACCGAAGAAGCAAAGGAAAAGATGATTCGTGCGATTGAAGCGGTCATGCAAGATTTTGGCGACTTAATTGATTATGGTCATTTGGCTAAAGAAATCGAAACCAAAGCGTATATTGCACCTGCGAGCGAAGTGGAAACGCGTTGGATGGACATTATGAAACCAATCGTCGAGTCACTCGGTTTATCGAGAAACCTTTTACAGTATGAACAACAGCGAAATGGACGGAATAAGGAGCATACAGCAGATTTAGAAGAAGCCATTGCTACTTTATCTGAAGTATATCGAGCAGACCCAGTTGCAAGCTGGTAA
- the paaD gene encoding 1,2-phenylacetyl-CoA epoxidase subunit PaaD gives MTYTETNIVDFELIMEQLETVKDPEIDTVSIIDLGMVERLNRAGATIDIDILPTFLGCPALPIIQKNIKQALLSIPSIETVNVSFVHSPPWTSDRINEKGQQGLKAFGIAPPPEFLEADGSWHIDCPYCSSTYVTLDNLFGPTACRSILYCKSCKNPFEAMKPVSTL, from the coding sequence ATGACCTACACCGAAACAAATATAGTCGATTTTGAACTCATTATGGAACAACTTGAAACCGTCAAAGATCCAGAGATTGATACGGTTAGCATTATCGATTTAGGGATGGTGGAGCGTCTAAATCGAGCGGGCGCAACGATTGACATTGACATCTTACCAACCTTCTTAGGATGCCCAGCGTTACCTATTATTCAAAAGAATATTAAGCAGGCGTTGTTAAGCATTCCAAGTATTGAGACGGTGAATGTCTCGTTCGTCCATTCTCCCCCTTGGACATCCGATCGAATTAATGAAAAGGGTCAACAAGGATTGAAAGCATTCGGAATTGCCCCACCGCCAGAATTTTTAGAGGCTGATGGGTCATGGCACATTGATTGTCCGTACTGTTCATCAACCTATGTCACGCTGGATAATTTATTTGGTCCAACTGCGTGTCGAAGTATTCTCTATTGCAAATCATGTAAGAATCCTTTTGAAGCAATGAAACCAGTATCCACACTATAA
- a CDS encoding EthD family reductase gives MAKLVALYKQPEDKQAFDEHYFNVHAPLTEKIPGLKEMNVTTFSGTPMGDASPYYLMCEMKYDSMEDLKSGMRSDEGKASGKDLMSFAGKLVTLMIAEDE, from the coding sequence ATGGCAAAATTAGTAGCGTTATACAAACAACCCGAGGACAAACAAGCATTTGACGAGCATTATTTCAATGTGCACGCCCCGTTAACAGAAAAAATTCCTGGACTAAAGGAAATGAACGTGACGACGTTTAGCGGCACACCAATGGGAGATGCATCTCCGTATTATTTAATGTGTGAGATGAAGTACGACAGCATGGAGGATCTCAAGAGTGGTATGCGTTCAGACGAAGGAAAAGCGTCTGGAAAAGATTTAATGTCGTTTGCTGGAAAACTTGTGACGTTAATGATTGCTGAGGATGAGTAA
- a CDS encoding enoyl-CoA hydratase/isomerase family protein: MVSFTFIKTSVQSRIGRIELNRPDQLNALNRQMVNEIVTALEGHDRNDEVNVILITGKGKAFSAGADIDEMKDLSPVDLERLNQFADWDRIGMIKKPILSAVQGVALGGGFELVLSCDLVLATEKTMFAFPEVTIGVMPGAGGTQRLTKLVGKTKALEWLLTGDRISAKEALQYGIINKIVQPELLEEEAIRFAERLATQPALSLRLIKDAVQVAQHASVYDGMQQERKNFYLLFASYDQKEGMEAFVDKRKPKYEGR, from the coding sequence ATTGTGTCCTTCACTTTTATCAAAACAAGCGTTCAAAGCCGAATCGGGCGAATTGAACTAAATCGACCAGACCAATTAAATGCACTCAACCGGCAAATGGTCAACGAAATTGTTACAGCGTTAGAAGGGCATGATCGAAATGACGAGGTGAACGTCATTCTCATAACGGGCAAAGGGAAAGCGTTTAGCGCTGGAGCAGATATTGATGAGATGAAAGATCTATCGCCTGTCGACCTGGAGCGCTTGAATCAATTTGCGGACTGGGATCGGATCGGGATGATTAAAAAGCCGATCCTAAGTGCCGTTCAAGGAGTCGCGTTAGGTGGAGGATTTGAGCTTGTATTAAGCTGCGACCTTGTCTTAGCAACGGAAAAAACAATGTTTGCTTTTCCGGAAGTAACCATTGGCGTTATGCCTGGTGCTGGCGGAACACAACGCTTAACGAAACTCGTTGGCAAGACAAAAGCACTCGAATGGTTGTTAACTGGAGACCGCATTTCCGCTAAAGAAGCATTGCAGTACGGCATAATTAATAAAATTGTGCAACCGGAATTACTAGAAGAGGAAGCCATTCGTTTTGCTGAGCGGTTAGCGACACAGCCTGCGCTCTCACTTCGTTTGATTAAGGATGCGGTTCAAGTCGCTCAGCATGCATCGGTCTATGACGGTATGCAACAGGAACGAAAGAATTTCTATCTTCTGTTTGCCTCCTATGATCAAAAAGAAGGCATGGAGGCGTTTGTTGATAAAAGGAAGCCGAAGTATGAAGGGAGATAA
- a CDS encoding enoyl-CoA hydratase-related protein — protein MMSAILYEERDGLGIITLNRPTAYNALTSSMLQQLKKQLSVAEKSASVRCVVLTGAGNAFCSGQDLHDVSEGADHGEMLRQFYAPVIQQMKASEKPLIANVNGVAAGAGFSLALACDFRLLHEKASFINAFIHVGLVPDSGNLYFLRRLIGEAKTIELAMLGEKVSAKEAERLNLATRVYQAEDYQNEALAFAKHVATLPTKGLAFIKRGLNKTDGELNDYLEMEAQLQRLAGETNDHLEGIQAFKEKRKPMFNGY, from the coding sequence ATGATGAGCGCTATTCTTTATGAGGAGCGAGACGGGTTAGGAATTATTACACTCAATCGACCAACAGCGTATAACGCATTAACAAGCTCCATGTTGCAGCAGTTAAAGAAACAGCTAAGCGTAGCGGAGAAATCAGCGAGCGTCCGCTGTGTGGTGTTAACAGGAGCTGGGAACGCATTTTGCTCGGGTCAGGATTTACATGATGTAAGCGAGGGTGCTGATCATGGTGAGATGCTTCGTCAGTTTTATGCACCTGTTATTCAGCAAATGAAAGCAAGTGAAAAACCGCTCATTGCAAATGTAAATGGTGTTGCCGCAGGTGCAGGCTTTAGTCTTGCACTAGCGTGTGATTTTCGTTTATTGCATGAAAAAGCGAGCTTTATCAATGCGTTTATTCATGTCGGCCTCGTCCCTGATTCTGGCAATCTTTACTTCTTACGTCGACTCATTGGTGAAGCAAAAACGATTGAGCTTGCGATGCTCGGTGAAAAAGTCTCAGCGAAAGAAGCGGAACGGTTGAATCTCGCTACGAGAGTCTACCAAGCTGAAGACTATCAAAACGAGGCACTCGCTTTTGCAAAGCATGTTGCAACGCTCCCTACAAAAGGGTTGGCTTTCATTAAACGTGGGTTAAACAAAACGGATGGCGAATTAAATGATTATTTGGAAATGGAAGCACAATTACAACGGCTAGCAGGTGAAACGAACGATCATCTAGAAGGTATTCAGGCATTCAAAGAAAAGCGCAAACCAATGTTTAACGGTTATTAA
- a CDS encoding 3-hydroxyacyl-CoA dehydrogenase: MQSIAVIGSGVMGRGIAYVAARAGFQTNLVDIDDQALAQAKSSIQTLVQKGLDRGKITEYEKDVILNGLQFYSFVEPAVSDVDVVIEAVPEIRNSKQKVFEQMEQFTRSDCLFATNTSTMSPTEIGSYGKRAEKTIAMHFFNPVHQMKLVEIVRGLETSDETVAAVKQIADKMGKETVVINEFPGFVTSRMSALVGNEAFFMLQEGLGTPEEIDKAIKLGLNYPMGPFELGDLVGLDTRLNNLKYLHEKLGEKYRPAPLLEQYVQAGRLGRKSGKGVFDYTKNEVTT; encoded by the coding sequence ATGCAGTCAATAGCAGTCATTGGTTCAGGTGTGATGGGCAGAGGTATTGCTTATGTTGCGGCCAGGGCTGGTTTTCAAACCAACTTGGTAGACATTGATGATCAAGCGCTTGCTCAGGCAAAATCGTCCATTCAGACGCTTGTTCAAAAAGGACTTGATCGTGGCAAGATTACAGAATACGAGAAAGATGTGATTCTGAACGGGCTTCAGTTTTATTCTTTCGTTGAACCCGCCGTATCGGATGTAGATGTGGTCATTGAAGCCGTCCCAGAAATAAGGAATAGTAAGCAAAAAGTGTTTGAGCAGATGGAGCAGTTTACGCGCTCGGACTGCTTATTTGCCACAAATACATCCACAATGAGTCCAACAGAAATAGGCTCTTACGGCAAGCGAGCAGAAAAAACGATTGCGATGCATTTTTTTAATCCAGTACATCAAATGAAGCTCGTCGAAATTGTACGCGGACTGGAAACGAGTGATGAAACCGTGGCGGCTGTTAAACAAATTGCTGATAAGATGGGCAAAGAGACGGTTGTAATTAATGAATTTCCTGGCTTTGTGACGAGTCGAATGAGTGCGCTTGTTGGAAATGAAGCATTTTTTATGTTGCAAGAAGGCTTAGGTACACCTGAAGAAATTGATAAAGCGATCAAATTAGGCCTGAATTATCCGATGGGGCCGTTTGAATTAGGGGATCTTGTCGGACTCGACACTCGACTAAATAACTTAAAGTATTTGCACGAAAAACTCGGTGAAAAATATCGACCTGCACCGTTACTCGAACAATATGTGCAAGCAGGAAGGCTCGGTAGAAAATCAGGAAAAGGTGTGTTTGATTATACAAAAAATGAGGTGACGACATGA
- a CDS encoding acetyl-CoA C-acyltransferase has protein sequence MNEVVIVDAARTPIGRYKGGLKTVRPDDLAATVIKALIERNPLVQPDLIEEVVMGNANGAGEENRNVARMSALLAGLPQEVAGTTINRLCGSGLDAILYAARCIAVGDGDVFIAGGTESMTRAPYVMAKPEMDYPRGSMELLDTTIGWRFTNSALEEKYGADSMPKTADNVAERFTISRERQDQFAYTSQQRAHQAMESNRFADELIPVSYKDKKGNTITIDQDEHPRPQSSMEKLQSLKPLFPNGTVTAGNASGVNDGASAVLLMSAAKAKELGLKPLARYKSSGVAGVEPAIMGIGPITATEKALSRADLTVKDLDVVELNEAFAAQALACIDGLKLDSTKVNVNGGAIAFGHPLGASGARIVTTLVHEMKRSHAQYGLATMCIGVGQGIAAIFERVEEE, from the coding sequence ATGAATGAAGTGGTCATTGTGGATGCAGCTCGAACGCCAATTGGTCGCTATAAAGGTGGGTTGAAAACCGTTCGTCCTGACGACTTGGCGGCGACTGTTATTAAAGCACTTATAGAACGAAACCCGCTGGTGCAGCCAGATTTGATTGAAGAAGTGGTAATGGGCAATGCCAACGGTGCTGGAGAGGAAAATCGAAATGTAGCTAGAATGTCTGCGCTACTTGCTGGTTTGCCGCAAGAAGTTGCTGGCACAACGATTAATCGCTTATGCGGATCTGGCCTCGATGCTATTTTGTATGCAGCGAGATGTATCGCTGTTGGTGATGGGGACGTCTTTATTGCTGGTGGAACCGAAAGCATGACAAGAGCACCTTACGTGATGGCAAAGCCGGAAATGGACTATCCAAGAGGGTCGATGGAGTTGCTAGATACAACGATTGGCTGGCGCTTTACGAACTCAGCTCTAGAAGAAAAATACGGCGCAGATTCTATGCCGAAAACAGCGGACAATGTAGCCGAACGGTTTACCATATCCAGAGAAAGACAAGATCAGTTTGCTTATACGAGTCAACAACGCGCTCACCAAGCAATGGAATCGAATCGGTTTGCAGATGAACTAATTCCTGTGTCATATAAAGACAAAAAAGGGAATACCATCACGATTGATCAAGATGAGCACCCACGTCCACAATCAAGCATGGAGAAGCTACAAAGCTTAAAGCCACTCTTTCCAAATGGAACGGTTACGGCTGGTAACGCTTCTGGTGTGAATGATGGAGCAAGTGCGGTCCTATTAATGTCCGCTGCGAAGGCTAAAGAATTAGGGTTAAAACCACTTGCGCGCTATAAAAGTAGCGGTGTGGCAGGTGTAGAGCCAGCGATTATGGGTATTGGACCAATAACAGCAACTGAAAAAGCTTTGTCCCGAGCGGATTTAACGGTAAAGGACCTCGATGTCGTTGAGCTCAATGAAGCCTTTGCGGCACAAGCACTAGCTTGTATAGATGGTCTAAAACTTGATTCTACTAAGGTGAATGTGAATGGTGGCGCCATTGCGTTCGGTCACCCGCTTGGAGCAAGTGGAGCACGGATTGTGACGACTTTAGTACATGAAATGAAGCGTTCACATGCTCAATATGGATTAGCTACGATGTGTATTGGTGTCGGTCAAGGGATTGCAGCTATTTTTGAACGAGTAGAAGAGGAATAA